The following DNA comes from Papaver somniferum cultivar HN1 chromosome 4, ASM357369v1, whole genome shotgun sequence.
CTTAGGTTTTTAGACGCcgttaaaaattagggtttttctgaaCGTACACAGTTTTAATAAACTCATGTGTTGGAGATTGCATCATATTCAGATTTGATTGACATTTTAACATAGTAAGTAATGACGGATTTGGTTGAACATATTAAAATTTCATTAAAATCTAACGGTGAAATCTCTAAGGTTTATAATCATACGTTTGTGGAACCCTAATATATACTACGAAAAcgaaatttctttgttcaaaagaaatacctggtaacgcatccatgatgataaaaaaaaataggatCAGAAACACGCTAATCTTCAAGGGATAATCCATAAATAATCttgaacgaagaaaaaaaattgcaccAGTTGGTAGagtcgtgctgataacgtgttgcagtggaaaatatggagaaattaaAGAGACAAAGAGAGGTTTCTATTGGTCAGGATAATAGAgttacatggatacaatatcctttatatatatgTAAAGGGAAACCCTAGGTTcctagttgggccgcacatccgTGGGTTGTAAACCCTACAACATGTGATCAATTTCTTAAGCAAATAATTAAGATAAAAATTTGAAGGATCTTGTGGCCTAGCCTGGTCCGAattcagagttcggttggttagctgttaggttcaagtttgtgaaagaaccgaactttgtaaacttatatactattatattacgtaaagttcggttagatcaaaagtgcatgcagtttgcgaaccaaccgaactttgtacactaaagttcggttggttgcgaaccaaccgaacataacgttgTAACTCCTGGAAATTCTATTATTAAAGAGTTCGGTAacttgcgtgtttggaacaagtaaccgaactacactttcagatgagttcggttacttgttcatctcacgaggcaaccgaactacagcttcagatgagttcggttacttgttcttcgtATAAAGTTACAGAACTGCCCAAAATCCATCTCAGAAATTTACATTTTTAGGAAATTTCTGACCAATtgaacatacattatctaagttttaAGCATACCTggatacccaaatactcttcttccagttgtggttgataaaatccatcattttcatcttgagtttgagtttggggaagaatagaatcaccatctaagaaataactcatatccggatcattgtgaagattaacaaatactctaggataggatggagatgaagaatcagatgagttttcatcacttgaatacccaaacttagtgaattggaaaaaaaattattttccatgtttttctccttcatcttcatcttcttctctaattctactctctcaataattctactcaactaataataaacccatcttttaatttaatctcactaattgtttttaactaaatcatttcgcTAATCATGGGCGCGGATCTTCTGTCCCAAAATTTTCATGTCTCTCTGTCCCAACTAATAAAAGTTCGACATGTGTCTTAGTTGAAACTAACCAAAATAACCAGTATTTTGGTTGTCGCGCAAAATAAGGAAACGGTATCTATTATTTTCGTTTCTCACGGATTTGGCTTTATTTGCTCTAAATTAAAAATGGTTATTATTTAGGGAAAGACTAAAACAGAATCAGTCAATTACCTCCATGGAAACCTTGGCAAGCAGttcatttttcttcctattttatcaatcattcaCTATGTTATATACATTGGTGATCACTGTATGCTTATGACTTACAAGAGTatgtgttttattttatttttatctttgttaGAACACATGCTCAATGGATAATTGTGGGAAGATGGAAATCATGTTCGTAGAAAATAAAATTTCGATAACGAGATAGATTTAAATACATCTTGCGATGAGTATAGTGAAAATCAACTGATATTTTGAGAGTATACTATGTATGGATATAGTTGTACTCAAACATATGACATTGTTTGGTTTCAGGATGTGTGAATCATACAAGGAATGGATGAAGACTAAAGCTTAAGGATGGAGCCGTACCATCTACATGGAGTGTATTTGGCATTCAAATGAATAAATAAATTTGGCATTCCACTAGATTTAATAGTGTTGTCCTGATTGTTCAATTTCTGTACTAGTGGTTTCTTTGCAGTCGAAAAATACAATAAAACTATGTAGACAAATTAATGCAACCATATTTTCTTTTGATCAGTTGAGTACTTTTCTTTCTATGAAATTATCATGGCATAGTATTAGTTTGTTTCTTATCAAAACCATATAACATCGTCTACTAAGATATCTAGTTTCACATGCGTGGATATTCTTTCCATGAACTAGTGAAGCCATGATAATTGATAAATATGAGAATAGATATATCTCTAAGTAATAGAACCTTTTCCAGCAGACCTCTTCTCTTTACCAGAAGACTTCTTACTTGAGCCAAAGCCAAACATGTTTCTCACTCTCTTCTTTGTCCGCTATCTCTTTGGCCAAGAAGGATGAACTGAACGAACAAGTGAAAATGGCTTTGTTTATAAACGTTTTTCAGGACAAGTATATAAGTAAATTAGCTTATTATTAAGGGAActaatttatttttgttaataatATCTCATTTGTTATAAACTTATTATTCTCCATCTAAAAATATAACTTTAtattataatttatatttttgacaaaaaaaaaaattgcatttttagtttttcttggaTTGGAAATAAATCCTCCTATTAACGTACAACACAAGTGGACTGGTTCAAATATTCGGGCTAGCATTGTTCCTCTCATTGTAAACAATAGTTagtcttgttttctgtttttgtttccttgccctataccaaaaaaaaataaaaaaaaattgaccacTGTTTACTGTTacaaatcttttttttcttttggtatgCTTAGACTCTGTGAGCTGATCTTAAAACATCGTTAAATTAAAAAGATGACCACTCAATCATCTCCCTATCTTCTCTTACAAATTACCACGTGGAACATTACAACTACTAGTTGTgcgccatatatatatatagtcatcATACATCAAGCTATGTAGTCAGAAGCCTATTACTCTCCAGcagttatttcaaaaaaaaaaaaaaaaactccagcaGGCCCTAAACTCCCATAGTCACTGCCTAAGTTTTTTTTGCCGTATATGTTTTTTTGCCGTATATGCAAGCTAAGGGGGGCAGGGCAGTCAGTTGGGGAGCAAAGGAGGTTAATTATGAACTTTTATTGATCAGAGTTTATGTTGCCCATATCAACCATTGAAAAAACTTAAAATTAAAGGTGGGCTGCCCATATATAATCAACCAGCGGCAATTATAAGAAGGTATTGTTTGCCCTACTCTtgttcaaataaaacaaaaaaatattgttTGCACTAATTTAAGCACTCCATGCaatatagctagggtttggaatttaaaaatgaaaagaaCTTTTAACAAATCTCCCATGGCTGCCGACAGCGGACGAGTGAGTTGTTAGCAAAAAGACTGGAGAAAGCTACAAAAAATCTTGCAGAGAAAGAGATGCTGAAAGAGAAGAAAGGGCGAAGCAGATGGACAGAAAACTAGCTATAGGATGAGGTGTACCAGCATGGGCGAAAGGGAGACGGGAGAAGCAGAAGAATGCTGTATCAAGACAAACAGTGGGAAAGGACAGTTCAGCAGACAAACAGTGGGAAAGGACAGTTCAGCTTCAGCGCGAAAGCAACACTCAAGTGCCATTGACAAGGGACCATACAATCCAAACACTTCAAACATAATAGAAATGGAAGGGATCCACGTCAACGCTGAGGCAAACTCTCGAACATAATGATTAGTGGCAGAAGATCACCAGGACGAGTAATGTGCCATCATCGGAAGAAAAACTCTGTGTTATTTCTTAGTCTACGTGAAAAAACTCAACAATATCAATTAAAATGGAACGGATGGAGTACAAATTACACATGGTGGATCACGCCTGGCAATAGATAATACATGATAGCCTAAATACGttattttctttaataaaaatgtGGACATTCTCTCCACAAAGGCTACAATTTTTTCATGGTATATAGCAGGGAAGGATTGTAAAAATCAAGTAGAGATTTCACCAAACTTCACAATGCCTTATCTAGAAAACTATAGGGAAGGAAGACATGCGACAGATGGTCTGACGAATCATGTAACATATGTTACTCAATCACAAAATCTCTCAGCCTCAACGTGGAACCATACAGTGCCACATTTCCTAAATCAAATTGTAATGACACTATGACGTAATTCAACCTCCTGTAATTGTTTCATGATAGTTTAAATACATCTCATGCTACAAAGTCCACTGTAGTTAGATGATTAAATTAACAATACTATGAAAGGATCCATCAAGAAATAAGCAATAATACTCAAAATTAAAGGAGTATAAACACTTTTTGAGATCGACACGTTAAAAATGGTATTCATGTCAAACAAAATGAGATAAAGGGAGTAACCAAATGTGTTCCGAGGAGAAAGGTTAAACTATATTGGAAAAATGAAAGTAGCTAGAAGAAGATAAAGTCACCTAACAACGCAACCAAGAACCAAAGCAGCTTCCTAGCTCAAATAACAAGGGGAAAACTAAAACCAAGCAACACCGTACAAATTAGCAAAAAAACCTAGAAGTTTTACCAAAGAAAACATGCCAAAATAAAACAAAGCCATTCTACCTAGTTGATCATTGCTTGGCTCACTATTCACGCCCAATTTTTCCAGATCCTTGTCTTTCTTCGACATGGAAAATGTCTTTCATATTGGATGTGTCCCTTctaaaagggataaaattatcgTTTTCTCATTATGGATTTTTCTCCTAATGATTCAAGTGAAACAAGGCTGTTCACGTGAGGAATTGCTATGCTATTCCGCATCGAACAATTATCCCAGAGTTTTCTTAGCACTTGAGTTcccaaatcaaaacaaaagacaGCCCTATCAGACGACATTAGAACTTGATTGCTCTTTGTAACCGCGAACAGAAAATATGTCACAGCCTTTGTGCATGGTATGCTAAATTTCTTGCTCCATCTCCATAGGTTGTTGAACTCATCATGTCCTCTGATATCATAGCTGCtgctgaactttttctttttctctaataCCCATATGTGAATGAACTCATCTTGTTTTCCTACATCTATATGAACGACACACAAATACCCTCCAAACATTAATTGAAGATCAACTTCAGTGTTAGACCTATCAGGTGAAAGTGGTGGGAATGGGATCAACCTGAACTCCTCGTCCGCAAAGTCCAAAGCCACAATTTCTTCTGCCCTATCCTTTATCCAATGAAGGGATCCATTTGCACAAACACTGCGGTAATAAGCTAAATCGTGATCAAGTGTTCCTATATCTCTCCACCCATGACCACTCCCCAAAGTATATACTTGAGCTTGGCCGCTGATTGTTGAATATTCATTGAACTTGAAATCATGGTAGTAGATTCTGACAACTTTATACTTATCAGTGGAATGATGATAACCAAATCCATAATGAAAACAACCTTTTGTCTCACCATTACATGCTTTGTTGTAGTTATTGAATGTGGGAAGATAAACATATTCCTCTGTAACGGGATTACAGATGTAGATGGGATCGCGTGCATAAGAGGACTTCTCCATTACCCAGAGACAAACCAAGCCATTAGACGAACCAACCATGTCAGACAAGGGGGGTTCTTGCTCAGTAGACGGATGATTATCGATTTCCATAAGTGTCTTGTAAGAGTAATTCCCATGCATAGTAATTTCCATAAGTGTCTTCACAAACTTGTGGAAAAAATACTTATTTCAGACTAACAATCCCGCCAGAGCTATATTTGAGCTGCTTTAAACATGATAGTTCAAGTGTGTGGACATTCTTTTGACCAagtgatgtagtacatctttctctgtatcaacaatgattgttgatccttttcttctgtatcaaatgtaacagttgacctcatgcttttggatcaagtatgattgttgatcccttacgtcagtttaagttagtttgcttcgcaagtatttccttttctagtttacgtcaaactctttcctttaatcagttcatgtaagtctatataaaggctgAGATTCTTGTTTAGAAGACACATCTTATTACACatattattatcaatattattattatcgatttgatttgattataaACTTTTATCTCTTAAATCTTTATCCTTGAATCAGATttaattaagtttctgacgaaacttaaacctatccctgttacccttatctgtgctacactagttggtatcagatacagagtatttagatttttatctagaaacagatcctttACACAGCTTCCGcaacaactcaaaaccctaaattttcaaaCAAACCCACCTTTCTTTTCAATGGGAGAAAAGTTCACACAGTATTGATTCCATTGTCACAACACTTGAAACAAATCTCAGCACAACACTTGAAACCAAGCTCGACAACATATTTGAAAGGTCCTTTAGTTCTTTAGAAACCAAGTTTGATAAGTTTATAGAGGAACTGGAGAGACCCAATCAGAAAATAATGCTTATAATGAAACATCATGTTAAGGAGTCACAAGATGATAAAGAAGTGTCGTTGTCAACTCAAGAGGATTCGTCATCTTCTAAGGTAGCTGTTTCAGCTGCATCTGTGGGCGAAGAAGAAAATCCAGTCGACAAGGTTTCATATGATTTGTCAGCGATTAATGGTAAGTCATCGGAACTTCATTTGGTATCTGCTGGTGTTGATATACCTGTTTTATCTAGGGTTGAAAATAATCAAGTTATTATTCATGAGAAAGCACGTATGATCTCTTATGTACACCCTAGTAAGATTGTTGAGCTTAATTATCAGAATTCGTTTGTGATAAATCCGACTATGGCAATAAATTATAAACCATGGTTTCATACTTCTGTCTTTAAGCTTGATTGCCTATATCAAGAAGGCATACCACCGGAAAATTATTCTGGAAATATTCGTAGTCGTATTTTCTCAAAATCTGAGAAATTAACGTTAGACAAAGAGTTTTTAGAAAAGTTGCCTAGTTTGACTAAATATGAAGACGTTGGTGTTTACATGAATGGTACTCTTGTGCAATGCTCTACGTTAAGAAAAATTAATAATATTTCTTGCCCAGTTGCAACTAATTAGTGAATAGAGTCTTTGATAATGGAAGAAGAGAAACTTTTGAATAAAAAGGGATGACTCAGTGTGTGACGACGAAGACCGAAATATTTCAATCAATTATTAATACCTTCGGAAGTTTTGCTACGATAATATTTGTAGATACCACGGTTGATAGATGTAGAGCTTCCAAATTCAAGGATGGGCGTGTTTGCTCCATGTTTGTTTGGTTGGGAGAAACCACCGATTCAAATAATGGAATCACAATGTGTCTGGTACTCTACAAAGATGAAATTCAATTTATAATGGATGCCATCAGAGGTAGATCTAATGTTAAGGGAATGAGTGGTATTAGTACATGGCCATTGGACCCCGGAACAAAGGACAAAAGATTGGCCGAAGACGCGGTAGTTACTGCAATTAGGTCTGGAAGGCTCACATCATTCAATGGTTGTATGAATGAGATGCTTCAAATTGTGGTTGGAGATGGATTCGATCCGTTGCCTTTTAATGTTGTAGCGCAACAACACATATTTACGAAGAGGAAGGCATATGGTGGAGAACAACTTGATGACAAGGACTACTACTTTAAGCCTAAATTTTTTTCTAACGATAAAGATGAGGTGCTGATTACAAAGGAAGAAATTTTTAGTTCCTTGCAATTGATTCTGAAATTGAAGGAGCTAATCGATGTGATGGACCAGGAGAAGAGAGAGTCAAACAAATGTGTTTTCTTTATGTTCGTAATCGTTATTGGTATCTTTGTGTTCGATCGAGGAAAACTTAAACACAACTCTTATGCTACTTTGAGACACATTTCTTGGATGCTTCGGTTTATGATCTCTAGAACTACAAGttttgtgtttgatcgtggtaagTCGGTAAACGTGATATCTACATTTTTCATGGAGGAAAAGAACTCGTATTCTTTGATGACAACTCGAAGTCTAGAGAAATATATGTAGAAAATAAAGTTTTTCTTATTATCTAACTCGAGggagagtttctttcaagaagggggggATGATGTAGTAAATCTTTCTCTGTATCAATaatgattgttgatccttttCTGTATCAACTGTAACAGTTGACCTCATGCTTTTGGATCAACTATGACTGTTGATCCCTTACGTCAGTTTAAGTTAGTTTGCTTCGCAAGTATTTCCTTCTCTAATTTACGTCAAACTCTTTCCTTTAATCAGTTCatgtaagtctatataaaggatgaGATTCTTGTTTAGAAGACACATCTTAttacacatcttattatcaatttGATTTGATTATAAACTTTTATCTCTTAAATCTTGATCCTTGAATCAGATTTAATTAAGTTTCTGgcgaaacttaaacctatccctgTTATCCTTATCTGTGCTACACTACCAAGCTACATTTTTCGAAGAAAGGTTAAattacaataataataataaaaaaaaaaagtagctaCAGCCAATAGTAAAATGAATCACCCTAATTAGCAAAAGCTTACAAGGTTACCAAAGCAAAATCATTCAACTTCCATTAGGTTACCAAAGAAGTCTAATCATTCTTTGGTCCCTACTTAGTTGATCATTGCCTGCCTCAATTTTCTCACATAACTTTTCAAGCTCCCTTTCCATGTTTGATTTTTGATATCCTTCCGTGAAGTCATTTgaagccttttttttttcttttgaagcagaGAGTTTGTGTTGGTTTTGAGACGGTGGTCATGGGTggaattttttttggtaaacTTCTACCTTAAGTAATCTtattcctaaagtttaggaattTATGGGCCAAGTTAGGGAAACTTGATTCCAAAGCAAAGTTTCTTAAGGGCTAAGTTTGTTTCTCTCTATATATGACTATAATTGTAGGCTAGAAgataatccaacctagaagagtggcaAATCCtcgtgcttaggattttggtctctttgttagggaggtgatgagtgctaaaaagtgcatatttctatatatttttcttggcatttaactcatcttttgtgcattaattctacattttatcccatattctgtattttcattgttttcaagaataaatatttttattaa
Coding sequences within:
- the LOC113271983 gene encoding F-box/kelch-repeat protein At3g06240-like, whose protein sequence is MEITMHGNYSYKTLMEIDNHPSTEQEPPLSDMVGSSNGLVCLWVMEKSSYARDPIYICNPVTEEYVYLPTFNNYNKACNGETKGCFHYGFGYHHSTDKYKVVRIYYHDFKFNEYSTISGQAQVYTLGSGHGWRDIGTLDHDLAYYRSVCANGSLHWIKDRAEEIVALDFADEEFRLIPFPPLSPDRSNTEVDLQLMFGGYLCVVHIDVGKQDEFIHIWVLEKKKKFSSSYDIRGHDEFNNLWRWSKKFSIPCTKAVTYFLFAVTKSNQVLMSSDRAVFCFDLGTQVLRKLWDNCSMRNSIAIPHVNSLVSLESLGEKSIMRKR